In Metopolophium dirhodum isolate CAU chromosome 9, ASM1992520v1, whole genome shotgun sequence, the genomic window GGCTGAATATATGGACGTCAAAGGTAAGTTCCCGTTGGTTATGAACGGTGTGGGCTTTCTAATCGCGGACGAGCTGTTGAAAACAGTAGcgccaaaatatatatttacctatgacAATTGTCATAGATGATTTTAGTAGGTCACCTTTGtcattctataattattttatgaaaatttgtttaatagacaacataaaaactaaatttggtGTATCGTGTATGGTAATGTAATTATAAGAAATAGGTGGGTGTCAAAATGTTATGTGGAGGTGCCTAATTATGTCATAGGTAAAATTTTGGACTTCGGCGCCACTGGTTGAAAATGAAACCCAAGTACCTACTTgtagttacatatttttaaaagtccAACGATAATATTGTTAAGGTGCAACCTCTCTGTAACGGACAGTGAACACCATAGGGAAATTTAAATATGTCCGTTATTTTTGGGATGCCCACTGTCCACTATTAGGAGGGGTATACGTATTTTCTCATGGATACGATCTAGCTGGAAATCACAACCTAGGGATTTAGAAGTGATCGCAGCTTTTATGGGGTGTCCGTAAACAGCGAGCTTTCACTGTATCGTTACCTAATATCGTTTATCCCCCGCCGTCGACACGGCACGTTgcgttaatattttatgatatcaaaTACAATACGAATAATTTATTGCAGAAAGTCGTTATCGCCGGGTTGGACGAACGAACTGGAACTGAGATGGCATAAGTGATCTAAACGAACGCTACGGGCCTACGGCTCAGCCAAAGTGGACTTCTATTACAACTTCGAAAgtaatactaattttattaatatactatgtacCTTAATATTCCGTATCAATAACCGCACTGTTATTTCTTTGACGATTTGTAATAAATACGCACCTACACGCAAACATAAAAGAAAACATTGGACCgatcgaattttttttaacaacccTGAACTGCATAAAGACAAAGATGCAGGGATGGCTCGTCAAGGGAGACTTTGAGACTGAgcctccccttaaaaaaaagcAGCTActtgtaaatataatgataaattaaaaataaaaatatataaaagttattgaaaacatattaaatcgttttctttgtttattattaaaggccacaaaaactaataaatagttatttcgatgaaaatattattttagtaatttgtgTGTATTATATCCAACCACGGTACCACTAAGGCAACAACGAAGCCACGGGTAGCCACAGGACCGTTAACAATGGTGAGTGGATGTCGCAAATATATGCATAATTGCAATATTGCATAAATGCAATAAATCTacttttgtgttttaaaaagtgttattattttaaacggcCAAAGACTTAGCATGTAACCTCAATTAATACTCttcctattaatataatacgtatttatgcaccttaatagttataatattccATATCAATAACACTGTTCAGTGTTCTTTCAGCGATGGTTCGTAATAAATGAGTTTGATACACAGAAAATATGTTCAAGAACAATAAGGTAAACTTTGGTCCActggaaattttatttaagaacTCCAAAACGCATGAACGTAGGGCCGGATCTAGTGATTTGTACACCTGAggaagatataataaaatacaccccattttcagtaattaacattgtttttcttatagttTTTAGGGAAAATACTAAAATTCACTATGGTTAcattcataatttgttaatttagaaTTAAACCTCTTCCtccaaaaatattgaattcgGTTTTAGGTGTACAATTGGATACCACTCTCCTGTACAGTAATTGTCGAGCATGTCGTTgtaatgaatgtattatatttgaattcaataataaatcattgtatacgaaaacgattttgagcggagacgTTGTGTCAGTATGCTAGAAAGCTagatacttgtataaataatcaaattttaaaatcatatctcttggctataaatattgtaacattccagtgaaatttttctttttttatagagGTAGTAAAACTTGTTTGGAATCTTCTACTGAAATGtctaatgttagctatgaaatGAAAagcttttatgaatttctaattgaaatagtttattttgtcaagcctgcaccgaaagtttagttttttgatgtcggttgaagcgttggaaagcgacctTTTTCCTATTTAGAATATATACGAGCGTAAGTGTTGTCTCCGTTTAACAAAAGTAGAACATAGCAAATCTGTGCTCAGCAGTTCCAATTTTGAGTAATAACCTTTAATAATAGAGTGAAATGGTCAATTATCAAGCATAAGAATTTCTAAACGAGTtaagtatacataaattaatgcaattaaaaattatgttaactcgcttaaaaatatttgtaaaaatccAATAGAAAACTTAGATATTTCTCTTACATTCAAGTTTGATAATATGCCATCACCCTAATAGGTCTATTAAAGATTACTAGACAAAATTAGAATTGCTGAAcacaaatttgttttgttatatatttgtaaGAAGGCAGCACATGAATacatacacaaataaataattattcatgaaaattatgatattaacaaaatatattgtgcatgactaataaataaaactataaaaaaaaaacaataacattttataaatcggAACACATTATTATCAGTCTAAAATATGCTGGTAAAGTTTCAAAAATAGATGCAGCCAAGTCGAAAaggataaaaataacatttagatTCCATTACAATTCATTGAATTACACAGGAATctgaaacaaaatatgtattttatttttttaccaatcACATAATACATGCAATTAACATTTCAAATAGAATATAACaactataacaaattacaaaacataacatttttaaaacaaataatacattataaaaattacatacattgacacatttgtaaaatattaaataacattcacATCAATCATTTACATTTTCACAATTTAACATGATTATCAGTCTTTTTgatagaaattcaaaatattattatacagatctCAAACTTAAGAGAATGCAacagtaacatttttaataactatataatatattatctatatcacAACTCGTTACTTGTTTCTGTATGACATAGAATTTATATTCATCAGAAATATCATCCTTTGTATGTATAATTGAAAAGTGTGTAGTCTCTAATATGTAACACATGGATTTTAACAAGACAACAAGCTTAAATTTATCATAGcttaatattgtcattaaagCAAAAGCCTTTACAATGTAAAAAGACGGTACTGAAACTATTAATAGAGAAAAAGTAGCGGTGATTGGTAGCCATCTTGAGGTACACCTGAACTAAACTCTAACAAGATATTCAAATTAACAGTTGTCTGTTGATTGTAATCACTTATCATCATGGTTAGGTAAcatttaagttataactttattactGCTTGTATTAGGATAAATATGAGGCTATTCACCagaaacatatatattaaagtaccaaaaaatgtagtaaaaattATGTGATTATGCAGCAATCAAAAGTTATACTGTTATGGAAACTATCAATAACTTTcattaaatgttgaaatataatttaattcttcAAATTgaatttcacaaaatattatgaaaaaaacaattcatacaccaaacatctTTAAAATTGTTACTGTTGTACCCTCTTAATTcacagataatattaattaaatttaacttaactaaaataaattcaagTTTGACATACTAACAATGCCAACACATAAAATCAAACATGTGCAACTCATTAACAGGCAATTACCTGAAAATATAGCATAAGACATTATTCAATGAAAAAgctaaataatagtttataaaaaactaatatagaTAGTgagattctattttttttcaggagatgagctatttttattatttgttctcaGAACTAGTCTGCTAACTACACGGAACAATTTTGGAGACTTCTTATCTATTTTACCTCTGGATATTGGTGAAAATCCATCTGGAACATCAACGGGTTGATCATTGACTTTGTCTTCCTTGGATTGTAATAATGACCTAGCATTTTCACACTGACTTGTCCAATCACTCacctaaaaaatcataaatatattttaattataatgtacatatacctactctaaactttataatcttaaaataatttttgccaTTCCTAATTTGAACATACCTGTTTGATAAGTAAATTATAACGAATGCCCGGAGGTTCTTTTTCCAAAAGCTTTTCCAACAAATTCAAACCAATTTTATACTTCTCGACAGCTGCTTCATATTGTCCTTCAACCAGATACATTTGACCAGATAGTGCAATTTCTACAGCATTAGCTAATTGAGGTGTGTTTTGACATAACGATGCTGTAAAAagcaaacaatacaatataatactggATAATGTAGTAAGAACAcagtttaactaaaataattttcataaatttgtctTATAGAGAGATAACAATGTATAAGGTTTATATAGGGAGATAAGGATCTTTGTTTACCATATTTTGAGTCcaaacaaattgtttaatttgtacAGAGATAAATAATTCTAAGATAAGTTTgactttaaatgttaaaattagaGTGCAAATTTGTATGTGCTAAAACATGCCATTTAATATGCAGTCTAAATCGTGAAAATATGCaacaaaaatgaaacaaaaaaaacttttagttaATCTTTTTGatataactatttttactagatttttattaatgtatgacttaaaataatttaaaacaaattaagcaaacttataattataattataggtaagtatctaaataataaacaaaaaaaaaatgttttaaattttagtttaggTAATAATAGTTCACTATTAAATTTTctgtttgacaaaatattattttctacattttttttttaaaatgtacacttcaatatgcaatacattttgaattttgcaaAATATGCATACAACCATTAAATATGCagtaatatgcaaaaaaaaatttggcctTTAGCTTCAAACTATTACAATttgtaacaattattaacaaaaattccaaaattatgCGATTGAATAAACATCTGTgctctaaatttaatattcctattatttttttttttatatataacagtatatttaCAATCCATACAAACATGGTATAATAGGTAAGTCTGACAACAATGGTGTTTAGTTAAGAATAGGATGGCTTCCAGAGGTGCCACCTGACaagttttagttaatattattatgattttagcaGATCTCTGGGCCATTTGCTTTTTAACCTTCTAGGTATAAGAGTGGCAGAGGAAAGTCTTTATATTAATGGATTGGAAAGCGAGTGAAGCATTGAATAGAATTTGTTATAATGAGATTTGGCCAGGTCATTAAGGGTTGGTagattatttctattttaaatatatttttacttaatgtcGGATAATGGTCATCATCATATGATATTGAAGAATTTTCTGCTTTTTCTTCACTACTAATTTTGATCTTTGAAACATATAAAGTGGCTTTCAATTCTTCAGCACGCTTAGTGTACTCATTCAGTTTGATTTGAAAtgcttcttttttaattttatcaggTTCGTCTAAACAAAATGTaagaaataaaactttataatatttaataacataaaagaGTTCATTATTCTTAAGacaaattataactaaattttttaagtaaaaaatacaaagtGTTCATCTTATTATCTCAAGTTTTTGGTGatgtagattttattttttatttttaaatgaatttgtAGTTTTTGGAGTTtacataacatttaattttaaaaatgtatttgtacaagtcattttattactaatattaaggGGCCTTCATACCCACATAAAGTGTTATTTGTCTTACAAAACATACAAAAGATAATTGATTCTGCTGCatgttgtacatattatgtaacattagACATAGTCTATTCTTGAATTGTAGTGAAGGATTCTTGAACTCTTTGAACCCTcatatttaaagaaatacaaGAAAAATATAAGTTCAAATCGAAATCTTATTACAAAAgcagattagtaaaaaaattgttttcgaaaatgtaaaaattgttttattattacatattagacTTTAACTTTTGttgaagtttaatttttaagttaggAAGTTAGAAAAAAAGTTCTACCCATCTCTACTTTAGTAAGATAGCcttactatttaatacataaaaacaatCACAAACACCAAATTATAAAAGATAtcttaatacaaaaaattaataaattagcgATGTATTATCTCATTTATTTCCCCATAACCATACTTTgtctatagtatataaataaatattaaaactataaatccTAAATTCTTACTTTTACAACAAGGAATTAAATACTGCAGACCTGTGCAATATTTACTAAATGCAGCTTTATATTGCTTTTCAGAATCTAGTTTTACTGCCTGGTGAATAGCTTCAAGTCCTTTAGCATATGATTCGGTAGAAGGCATATGATCTAAGTCTACAAATGGATGTTTAAAAAACTGGTGATAACTCATACGCTCAGATGGATTGTGTTTGAGTAGACCTAATAATAAATCTCTACACTCTGGACTGACTTGATTAGGTGGTATTTCTATTGGTACTCTTTTAACCTTCTCACATAAGTCTTTTATAGAATCTGAAGCGTACGGAGCATGTCCATATATACATTCATAAGCAATCACTCCAACTGACCATAGATCCGCTTTAACATCATATCGGTTGAGTAGTAACATTTCAGGAGCCATATATAGAGGTGAACCACGAATATTTTCCATTTGAGTTTTTTCACTCATAAAATTTGCTAAGCCAAAATCTAGaaccaaaattataaatgtcaattataaaacataaaaatatttttattattattcaaacataaataaatgtgaATACAAACCTCCAACCTTCAGAGTTAGTTGTGGTGACCTCATTAAGAGTAGATTTTGTGGTTTGAGATCAAGATGACAAACATTATGAGATCTTAGGAACTGCAAAGCCAAGGCTAATTGTTGCATGAATTTACGGCATATTTTTTCAGATAGTTTTTTGCGTTGTTgaataaatgttgacaaatcACCACCATCACAATGCtccaatataatgtaaatatttttacgatcCCATATGAAGTCAATCATTTGAACAAtgtgtttatgtttaaattttttcatcacCCCTATTTCAGTTACTACAGCGTCCTCAGCACTCTTAGACAATTTACTGCGTTCTATAACTTTTATTGCAaccatatttttgatttttccctgaaataaaaaacaataattgtaaatataatttttacacaaaagtAAATCAACCATCATAGTGATAATTGCTTAcacatatagtaataaaaaataatattttaagtaccgaGTACActaatcaaaacaaaatttgaaagatgcgagaacctaaagataggtaggtacgtctTATTTTAAATTCCATCTAATTCTCATTTTAAGACCAAACtgacaattaaataattcatgtaCTCAACATTAACTCGCTTAGTTTAAGTTTCCCTAATCAACCTAGAATCTTTtgcaacttaaaatataattgagtaTAAGTACCTTTACGTGAGCTAGATACACAGTCGAAGTGCTTccttttccaatatttttaattatttgataaccCTCAACTTGTGGAAAGAcagacattttacatttatctatCGGCAGGCTAAAACGTTGATTAGAAAGCCTTCaacaatactataattaatattcgtcGGGGTTAATCATCACATAAACTTATTCACATAAACAATTAAATCGATCTAACACAAAaaggtttacataatatttatttatttttaacgaaattcaGTGTCACAGCACTTAAACCGATTATCATCACGAGTGTCTCACGCCGACTATATTCAACATTACTGAACAGGTaagttcaatatattttagattggATCAGCGTCAACTCGTCATAATGTGATCTCCGAGTGGTCAGTGTCAGACAGTACTTACGTAACGTTTTACGAGTTAAGAGTAATGAGTAAAGTAGTAAACGGGACACGAGACATGAGTAACGACAGACGGGTAACGAGTAACGACATTCCTTTCCAGTTTCCACATTGACCACATTTCACATTTTTACATCATTGATTAATTGTCAatttatctaatatctatacgACCTAccgtaaaaaactaaaaaatgcgCCATAAAATTGATAACACGAGGGATGCGGATACCAGTGTATCCAACATGACAAAATAAAGGCTGaagtttacgaaaaaaaaattatcgttcGTTACTGTTATTCCTTTCTTTGCATTCTTATTTCTtacgtacctatttttttatagtacctactcaatttagtatttactatttactatttacaatttacatttatacaacCGTTAACTGCCACGTCTCACATAGTCACATACGTCCAAATCATAGGCACAACTAGACCTCTAAAAcgtggttcaaaaataaaagaacGCTCGCTTTTACCTCATTAGcctgagtaaataaataatggcaaccatttataaataataagtacctaccgaTTTCTACAACCTTAAATGGTCAGGTGGTACGCAGCGCTCGAATTGGGAATAATTAAGTAGATTTGCTCAATCAAACAATTCAGGGCTGGCAGTAAGTCACTTTTTTAACTAAAAGTCACTTTAAGTCACTTATGTCacttattttcaaatgtacctaaatttaaatttgaactgcATATGGCGACCAACTTcataatatggtaaaaaaagGAAATTAGAGAACAGTAAATAAAATCTTGCAAAAAAATTACTGCTAGAAGCAAATCAAAGATTGAAAAAAGAGGTAGAGGCAAACAATTTTTCAGAAATTGAATTGAGTCAAGCAATGCTTGCTGGAGTctccaaaattgaaaaaaagagaccaagaaaaaaaagtagcagaaaaattgcaaaaaaaattaacaaaacttcaaaaaaaatcTAGTTAAGTCCAGCACTCCAGCATTATagtctatttatatatatagtctCATCTAGTCAAGTTAAATAAACCTTGTAATGGtgctaattaaattataataagttctGTTATTAATACTGTCAATGTTTTGTCCTTATGATTAGAATAAAGGAAGTTCCTAAACAATGATcttgaatattattctatattataaacattattaattgaaatatgtaatatgattttattatttgctattataatttgtgtttattataatcattatttttttgtaatttctacAAAATTATGTAAGTTAGAATCAATTAAATCATAGGCATGTTGAGATTCAAAGACAAATGTTTAATAACTGGTAAGTTgttatgaaacaaatttatgcAGGTCACTTTTTTGTCACTTTTATGAATAAATTCAGTCACTTAGTCACTTTTTTAAATAGCTTTAACCACTTCCAAGcctgaacaatttaaaaactgcGTTCCAAAATTATTCGACACAACCCCGTGCTTTGCCACCCACACCCCTTAACCAATTCctaaatttttaaactacatTTCACCTTAGTTATAgcattataactttattatatactaaatatgatatatttaaattatatatgatatgtaACATATAAGTGAATatggatttatattaatagcaataatacattagtacctatatacatatttcagTAGGAAATAAAAATGCTAGTCATGAAATGGATAGACGTGAAGCAGGCATCTCAAACATTCTGTCAGAAGCCCTCCACCCAGACAACGCAAGACGCATGATAACCTTTATTACTAAGTCCAACCTTatcaatagtatttaatatgtaacttatataacttgtaaataatttagagATAAACTCTTTGTCAccaatggccatagttgccgaggcttaattcaataaaaaaaaaaaaaaaaaaatgctagtcATTGAACACTTCAAACCCTGCagtacaatttgtatttaatttaatttttgaataataagtagtacctttattaaaaaaatatttgttttatatatataatttattgctacatgtaggtataatatgatattattgcactgaacaaatgcatttaaattatatttataatagcttaaaaattggaaaaaaaattttaattaaactacagtaatgtatttttattgttttttttaatactttattgtaCGTTgttacttttttagttttttatgcTTCTGTTTTCTTAATCATTCATtctaaagtaataattttaatattttaacttgtttttgctaaaaaattttgataaaattgctATCGGCGATaacttgtacctatatgtatatatatggtgtaataaaaataataattcataataggtatataacgttGATAATTTTCGGAGAAAAGCCTAGATATGGTGAAATATACGAATAtatgatactatatataatttattattcgtgCTGTCGGCAGTTTGCCGAAAGTTTCTTGTGAATCGCAACAATTTTCGTACATTTCATGAAGAAATTGtgaaaaatgctctaaaaaccaagaaaatgcactaaaaacgtcaaaaaatgcaaaataaaaattctttaaaataatcAGTATCACCAAAAACACATTTCATACTTACGGATCAACGTTACAAAACATCGGAAAAAAAGACGATTTTGCATCAAAATCCCAGccctactaataagtaataactaataactaataagtaataaataataataaatagtgttGTAAAATAACACGCCACACACGATAGCAAAATACGCCGTATTGCACATTtgcacgtattattataaataactaatgtCTATTGAcataatcacaacaaaatatttgggatctgttattaggtatattaataataattatcgatcgctgatttttttattcttattttattttaatataatataatcattattatttatactgaaatctataccacggtccttccAAAACatgaacttttggttacatcttatattcatattataacctccatggcTCCATGCACTCACGGTTTAAGATAGATCTTAAGAGGGCGCACTAGtagacaaaatatggcataaaaacattgtttcgtaattccaggaatacggcttattgaagcgttttacagtataaatacctatt contains:
- the LOC132952622 gene encoding serine/threonine-protein kinase ULK3-like isoform X3; this encodes MSVFPQVEGYQIIKNIGKGSTSTVYLAHVKGKIKNMVAIKVIERSKLSKSAEDAVVTEIGVMKKFKHKHIVQMIDFIWDRKNIYIILEHCDGGDLSTFIQQRKKLSEKICRKFMQQLALALQFLRSHNVCHLDLKPQNLLLMRSPQLTLKVGDFGLANFMSEKTQMENIRGSPLYMAPEMLLLNRYDVKADLWSVGVIAYECIYGHAPYASDSIKDLCEKVKRVPIEIPPNQVSPECRDLLLGLLKHNPSERMSYHQFFKHPFVDLDHMPSTESYAKGLEAIHQAVKLDSEKQYKAAFSKYCTGLQYLIPCCKNEPDKIKKEAFQIKLNEYTKRAEELKATLYVSKIKISSEEKAENSSISYDDDHYPTLTSLCQNTPQLANAVEIALSGQMYLVEGQYEAAVEKYKIGLNLLEKLLEKEPPGIRYNLLIKQVSDWTSQCENARSLLQSKEDKVNDQPVDVPDGFSPISRDSCVIQ
- the LOC132952622 gene encoding serine/threonine-protein kinase ULK3-like isoform X2, whose amino-acid sequence is MSVFPQVEGYQIIKNIGKGSTSTVYLAHVKGKIKNMVAIKVIERSKLSKSAEDAVVTEIGVMKKFKHKHIVQMIDFIWDRKNIYIILEHCDGGDLSTFIQQRKKLSEKICRKFMQQLALALQFLRSHNVCHLDLKPQNLLLMRSPQLTLKVGDFGLANFMSEKTQMENIRGSPLYMAPEMLLLNRYDVKADLWSVGVIAYECIYGHAPYASDSIKDLCEKVKRVPIEIPPNQVSPECRDLLLGLLKHNPSERMSYHQFFKHPFVDLDHMPSTESYAKGLEAIHQAVKLDSEKQYKAAFSKYCTGLQYLIPCCKNEPDKIKKEAFQIKLNEYTKRAEELKATLYVSKIKISSEEKAENSSISYDDDHYPTLTSLCQNTPQLANAVEIALSGQMYLVEGQYEAAVEKYKIGLNLLEKLLEKEPPGIRYNLLIKQVSDWTSQCENARSLLQSKEDKVNDQPVDVPDGFSPISRGNCLLMSCTCLILCVGIVSMSNLNLF
- the LOC132952622 gene encoding serine/threonine-protein kinase ULK3-like isoform X1, producing MSVFPQVEGYQIIKNIGKGSTSTVYLAHVKGKIKNMVAIKVIERSKLSKSAEDAVVTEIGVMKKFKHKHIVQMIDFIWDRKNIYIILEHCDGGDLSTFIQQRKKLSEKICRKFMQQLALALQFLRSHNVCHLDLKPQNLLLMRSPQLTLKVGDFGLANFMSEKTQMENIRGSPLYMAPEMLLLNRYDVKADLWSVGVIAYECIYGHAPYASDSIKDLCEKVKRVPIEIPPNQVSPECRDLLLGLLKHNPSERMSYHQFFKHPFVDLDHMPSTESYAKGLEAIHQAVKLDSEKQYKAAFSKYCTGLQYLIPCCKNEPDKIKKEAFQIKLNEYTKRAEELKATLYVSKIKISSEEKAENSSISYDDDHYPTLTSLCQNTPQLANAVEIALSGQMYLVEGQYEAAVEKYKIGLNLLEKLLEKEPPGIRYNLLIKQVSDWTSQCENARSLLQSKEDKVNDQPVDVPDGFSPISRGKIDKKSPKLFRVVSRLVLRTNNKNSSSPEKK